In Kordia antarctica, the following proteins share a genomic window:
- a CDS encoding T9SS type B sorting domain-containing protein, protein MRAKILLILLLFIGLQAYSQSITVDNTYTPEQLVVGVLFQDVCGNEPGNIRVTNHSGADNLAGEQNGANLGFESYGYFNSGTAAFPFSEGIILSSSSLLPIADNSGANLSFGGTSWAGDPDLQVLIGGGSNVFNATAIEFEFVPLSDRISFRYILASEEYTTSANYPCDFADTFAFILSGPGISNSNLYDHDANPATAELNLDLGGKNIALLPNSNIPASITNIHTFTCGPGLGQFAFPEYYDTAGSNNGSTEFDGQTVSLVAQSEVIPGETYTIKLVISDYIDSSFDSAVFLEGGSFDIGALDLGLDRLITAGNPVCEGETITLNAESPVTTATYTWFMDTVELVGETGPTLDITTSAIYSVNVAVSTNCSIDDSVVIEYAPVPIANQPNNLLECAPDGVTNVEFDLSLVNNDVLLTQDSTMFNISYYNTLDDAEMDINPLPTLYTNAGNPETVFVRIEDSSGMCFATTNFDLEVYTLAVANPVADVIICDDDTNDDVANFTLTDYDVQVLGTQDPTQFTITYHASMDDALNNVSPLPIAFTNTTNPQTIYVRIENNDNTNCNDTTQFDIQLNTQPIANQPSNIAACDDNGDTFEDFDFTLQEPSILDTQNPADFNITFHSSQTDANDDMNPLPTTYAGSDSEVIFVRIESTEVGNDCFATTSFTLAVNPLPVAVTPTMLQECDDDTDGFFPFTLTDADAEILAGQTSTDAMAITYYETPGEAQTGVGTALTSPYTNTTAFMQTVHIRIVNTVTGCVNTSTLDLQVNPSITANTPTPYSVCDDSDGNDTNGLGTFDLSTKDAEILGALAGTATVTYYEDETVAQAGVAGTEIVGLYTTTTPSLQIIYARVEDNITGCFDVVEVTLIVDPLPNLDNIPPMIACDFNNPGDMMEMFDLTMHTTTVENGQVGLTITYHLTEIDADTNMGAVTNVNGTHEDFIWVRATNSLGCVQVGSFQLLVRPLPVFDVPTPLDVCDDETADGVAPTDLSVKNDEITASNPDLNVSYHLTQGDADGDVNALVMPYENTATPTTYTVFVRVEDINTGCHNTTQLTVNINDTPAVFPATPLEYCDTDNDGFGIFNIRSTESEVTGGVIPGQVTVTYHETPEDADNDVNPLADTYTNINAYNQTIYVRVENVITGCFNVVPLALIVHDSPEIAGLDAVSLAECDDASADDIAQFDLTQSETDILNGEDPTTHTVRYYNTQANAIAGTNTGEINNTNAYSNIPPSPQVIWVRVEDMATDCFSITNLTLIVNQLPVLTQLAGLETCDAISLNNGIEVFDLTSLAEQLLNNVPGISLQYYANMADLTSDTPIATPTMYSNTEIGVQTIFVKATNDTTGCENTITFDLRVNPLPSPTLNPSGMLDAETCDDDNDGFTAFDLDALISDIINNEPDVVYTFHETEADANNNLNVLPSPYTNIVMDSQTIYVLATNTVTGCFTVTPLQLNVIPIPVLPLNITDLEECDDANSLDGFAMFDLTETQTEIYGTQTPGNFTLSYHETEQDAIDDVSPIVNLTNYTNTTINQQTIWVRLEDNATDCYAIEDFDIIVVGPPVLVQPTAFSLCDDLESGDESDEISTFDLTEKYIEITGGNTSLTLTYYANQADLNSDTPIVDPTAYQNVTNPQVIYIQATNPAGCTTDITMTLRVLPIPTPNTTPTILEACDDDSDGDATNGMLIFDLTQSEDEIVDNESNVSVSYHTTQMDADDDINPIIDPTMYNVDMANANANGQVIIYVRVESDIQIDSNMLPCYKIVELPVVVNPLPVLTDIAFTYVFCEYDNDNVGQFDWDVVTASLDLLTTPQDVADFTVTYHPTVADALAGTGALANGFENTTDPQTVFIRVVNDTTGCVNTNNIASLELSVEPIPTATAPPTYELCATDQADQNTAVFDLTTLDATIINGQMDMAVAYYENMADADADINAIANATSYTNTSNPQTLFARVRQTITGCLSDPVIVMLQVNPLPVFSLPADDILCVNADTGIATDIRTIGSDFGAGYTYQWTTPNGTSTNATVTVDMAGTYSVIVTDGNNATNCTFDDSVTYEASSSPSILDIQVTTPAFADTHNVVATASGGSGSYEYQLDDGDWQVDGTFLDLQPGEHTVTVRDTNGCGELVRTFELIDFMQFFTPNGDEYHPTWNIIGLRNQPGARIYIFDRYGKLLKQISPAGQGWDGTYNGTPMPSADYWFKVEYVDPFNGSPKEFINHFTLKR, encoded by the coding sequence ATGAGGGCTAAAATACTACTTATTTTACTGTTATTTATAGGGCTGCAAGCATACTCGCAGTCAATTACCGTAGACAATACGTACACTCCTGAGCAGTTAGTCGTAGGCGTTTTATTTCAGGATGTTTGTGGAAATGAGCCTGGAAATATTAGAGTAACAAACCATAGTGGAGCAGATAATTTAGCAGGCGAACAAAATGGTGCTAACTTGGGTTTTGAGAGTTATGGTTATTTCAATTCAGGAACTGCAGCTTTTCCATTCTCAGAAGGAATCATATTAAGTAGTTCTAGTTTACTTCCTATTGCTGACAATAGCGGTGCAAACTTAAGTTTTGGGGGAACAAGTTGGGCAGGTGATCCGGATTTACAAGTACTTATTGGTGGTGGTAGTAATGTTTTTAATGCTACTGCTATTGAATTTGAATTTGTTCCTTTATCGGATCGAATTAGTTTTAGGTATATATTAGCATCAGAAGAATACACAACTAGTGCAAATTATCCGTGTGATTTTGCCGATACATTTGCGTTTATATTAAGTGGTCCTGGAATTTCAAATTCTAACCTTTACGATCACGATGCAAATCCAGCAACAGCTGAACTTAACTTAGATTTAGGAGGAAAAAATATTGCATTACTTCCAAACTCAAATATTCCAGCAAGTATAACAAACATTCATACGTTTACTTGTGGTCCTGGACTTGGACAATTTGCCTTTCCAGAATATTACGATACAGCTGGAAGTAATAATGGATCGACTGAATTTGATGGGCAAACCGTTTCTTTAGTAGCCCAATCTGAGGTAATTCCAGGAGAAACATACACCATAAAATTAGTAATATCTGACTATATAGATTCTTCATTTGACTCCGCAGTATTTCTTGAAGGAGGAAGTTTTGATATTGGAGCTTTAGATTTAGGTTTAGATAGATTAATCACAGCAGGAAACCCAGTTTGTGAAGGAGAAACAATCACTTTAAATGCAGAATCGCCTGTAACTACAGCAACATATACATGGTTTATGGATACTGTTGAACTTGTAGGAGAAACAGGGCCAACACTAGATATCACAACATCAGCTATATATTCGGTAAATGTTGCAGTTTCTACAAACTGTAGTATAGATGACAGTGTTGTCATAGAATATGCTCCTGTGCCTATTGCAAATCAACCCAATAACCTGCTAGAATGTGCTCCAGATGGTGTTACGAATGTTGAATTCGACTTGTCGTTAGTGAATAATGATGTGTTACTTACGCAAGATTCAACAATGTTCAATATCTCATACTACAATACACTTGACGATGCAGAAATGGACATAAATCCATTGCCAACACTATACACGAACGCAGGAAATCCTGAAACTGTATTTGTGAGAATAGAAGATTCATCAGGAATGTGTTTTGCAACTACAAATTTTGACTTAGAAGTATACACGTTAGCTGTTGCAAACCCTGTTGCAGATGTAATTATATGTGATGATGATACGAATGATGATGTCGCAAACTTTACACTTACTGACTATGATGTTCAAGTATTGGGGACACAAGATCCTACTCAGTTTACAATAACCTATCATGCATCAATGGATGATGCGCTGAACAATGTAAGTCCATTACCAATAGCATTTACAAACACTACAAATCCTCAAACAATATATGTGAGGATAGAAAATAATGACAATACAAATTGTAATGATACAACTCAATTTGACATTCAACTCAATACACAGCCTATCGCGAATCAGCCTTCAAACATTGCAGCTTGTGATGATAATGGAGATACTTTTGAAGATTTTGACTTTACATTACAAGAACCTTCAATATTAGATACACAAAATCCTGCCGATTTCAATATTACTTTTCATTCCAGTCAAACTGATGCTAACGATGATATGAATCCATTGCCTACAACGTATGCAGGAAGCGATTCAGAAGTAATCTTTGTTCGAATTGAAAGCACAGAAGTAGGAAACGATTGTTTCGCCACGACAAGTTTTACGTTGGCGGTCAATCCATTGCCAGTTGCAGTAACGCCAACGATGTTGCAAGAATGTGATGATGATACTGATGGTTTCTTTCCTTTTACATTAACAGATGCTGATGCAGAAATCCTAGCGGGACAAACTTCTACGGACGCAATGGCAATTACTTATTACGAAACGCCAGGCGAAGCACAAACTGGAGTCGGAACAGCACTTACTTCTCCGTATACCAATACAACTGCGTTTATGCAAACGGTGCATATTCGTATCGTAAATACAGTTACAGGTTGTGTAAACACGTCTACTTTAGATTTACAAGTAAATCCAAGTATCACGGCTAACACACCAACACCGTATAGCGTATGTGATGATTCTGACGGAAATGATACCAATGGACTTGGAACTTTTGACTTGTCAACCAAAGATGCTGAAATATTAGGTGCTTTGGCAGGAACTGCTACGGTAACGTATTACGAAGATGAGACAGTAGCGCAAGCTGGCGTTGCAGGAACAGAAATAGTAGGTTTATACACAACAACAACTCCTTCATTACAAATTATTTATGCACGTGTAGAAGATAATATAACAGGTTGTTTTGATGTTGTAGAAGTAACACTTATTGTAGATCCACTTCCAAACCTAGATAACATTCCACCAATGATTGCGTGTGATTTTAACAATCCAGGTGACATGATGGAAATGTTTGATTTAACGATGCATACCACTACTGTGGAAAACGGACAAGTTGGCTTAACCATTACGTATCATTTGACAGAAATAGACGCAGATACAAATATGGGTGCTGTTACCAATGTAAATGGTACTCATGAAGATTTTATTTGGGTTCGTGCAACAAACTCACTTGGATGTGTGCAAGTAGGAAGCTTTCAATTGCTAGTACGACCACTTCCTGTTTTTGATGTTCCAACGCCGCTAGATGTATGTGACGATGAAACAGCAGACGGAGTAGCACCAACAGATTTATCAGTTAAAAATGATGAAATTACAGCTTCTAATCCAGACTTAAATGTATCCTATCACTTAACGCAAGGCGATGCAGATGGCGATGTCAATGCGCTTGTAATGCCTTATGAAAATACAGCTACACCAACTACATATACGGTTTTTGTTCGTGTAGAAGATATAAATACTGGTTGTCATAATACCACACAACTTACCGTAAACATCAATGATACGCCTGCGGTTTTTCCAGCAACACCTTTAGAATACTGCGACACAGACAACGATGGTTTCGGAATCTTTAACATTCGAAGTACAGAAAGTGAAGTTACAGGCGGCGTCATTCCAGGTCAGGTAACAGTTACTTACCACGAAACTCCAGAAGATGCAGACAATGATGTGAATCCACTTGCTGATACATATACAAATATCAACGCATACAATCAAACAATTTATGTTCGTGTGGAAAATGTAATTACAGGTTGTTTCAATGTAGTTCCACTTGCTTTAATCGTGCATGATTCTCCAGAAATTGCTGGGTTAGATGCGGTAAGTTTAGCAGAATGTGATGACGCTTCCGCAGATGATATTGCTCAGTTCGATCTCACGCAAAGTGAAACAGACATTCTAAACGGAGAAGATCCAACAACGCATACAGTTCGGTATTACAATACGCAAGCAAACGCTATTGCGGGAACAAACACAGGAGAAATCAACAATACAAACGCTTACAGCAACATTCCGCCAAGTCCACAAGTGATTTGGGTTCGTGTGGAAGATATGGCAACAGATTGTTTCAGTATTACGAACTTAACACTGATTGTAAACCAGCTTCCAGTACTGACGCAACTTGCAGGATTAGAAACGTGTGATGCGATTTCTTTAAACAACGGAATTGAAGTTTTTGATTTAACTTCATTAGCAGAACAATTACTAAACAACGTTCCAGGAATCAGCTTGCAATACTATGCAAACATGGCTGATTTGACAAGTGATACACCAATCGCAACTCCAACAATGTATAGCAATACAGAAATTGGTGTACAAACCATTTTTGTAAAAGCAACGAACGATACTACAGGCTGTGAAAACACAATTACTTTCGATCTTAGAGTAAATCCACTGCCAAGTCCAACATTAAATCCAAGTGGAATGCTTGACGCAGAAACCTGTGATGATGACAATGACGGTTTTACTGCTTTTGATTTAGATGCGCTAATCAGTGATATTATCAACAACGAGCCAGATGTTGTATATACTTTTCATGAAACAGAAGCTGACGCGAACAATAACTTAAACGTTTTACCGAGTCCATATACAAACATTGTCATGGACAGTCAAACGATTTATGTGCTTGCTACAAATACCGTTACTGGCTGTTTCACGGTAACTCCATTGCAATTAAATGTAATTCCAATTCCGGTATTGCCATTAAATATTACAGACTTAGAAGAATGTGATGATGCAAACAGTTTAGATGGTTTTGCAATGTTTGATTTGACTGAAACGCAAACAGAAATCTACGGAACACAAACGCCAGGAAACTTCACGCTAAGCTATCACGAAACTGAACAAGATGCGATTGATGATGTTTCACCAATTGTAAATCTTACAAACTATACAAATACTACAATCAATCAACAAACAATTTGGGTGCGATTAGAAGATAACGCAACGGATTGTTACGCAATTGAAGACTTTGATATCATTGTAGTTGGTCCGCCAGTACTTGTGCAACCAACAGCATTTTCACTTTGTGATGACCTCGAAAGTGGCGATGAAAGTGATGAAATTTCAACCTTCGATCTTACTGAAAAATACATCGAAATCACAGGTGGAAATACGAGTTTAACATTGACTTATTACGCAAATCAAGCAGACTTAAACAGTGATACTCCAATTGTTGATCCAACAGCGTATCAAAACGTAACGAATCCGCAAGTGATTTACATTCAAGCAACTAATCCAGCAGGATGTACTACAGATATTACCATGACACTTCGTGTACTTCCAATTCCAACACCAAACACAACGCCAACAATCTTAGAAGCGTGTGATGACGACAGCGATGGAGATGCAACTAACGGAATGCTGATTTTCGATTTAACTCAATCAGAAGATGAAATTGTAGACAATGAAAGTAATGTGAGCGTAAGTTATCATACTACACAAATGGACGCAGATGATGATATCAATCCAATTATTGATCCAACGATGTATAACGTTGACATGGCAAACGCCAATGCAAACGGACAAGTCATTATCTATGTGCGAGTAGAAAGCGACATTCAGATTGATAGCAACATGCTTCCATGTTATAAAATTGTAGAATTACCAGTTGTGGTAAATCCACTTCCTGTGCTAACAGATATTGCTTTTACCTATGTATTTTGTGAATATGACAATGACAATGTAGGTCAATTTGATTGGGATGTTGTCACAGCTTCGCTAGATTTATTAACAACTCCGCAAGATGTAGCAGACTTTACAGTAACGTATCATCCAACTGTGGCAGATGCTTTAGCTGGAACAGGCGCATTAGCCAACGGATTTGAAAACACAACCGATCCACAAACGGTATTTATTAGAGTAGTAAACGATACAACAGGATGTGTAAATACCAACAACATTGCAAGTTTGGAACTCAGTGTAGAACCAATTCCAACAGCAACTGCGCCACCAACGTATGAACTTTGCGCAACAGATCAGGCAGATCAAAATACCGCCGTATTTGATTTAACAACGCTTGATGCAACTATCATAAACGGGCAAATGGACATGGCAGTAGCGTATTATGAAAACATGGCAGATGCCGATGCAGATATCAACGCAATTGCAAATGCAACGAGTTATACAAACACCTCAAATCCGCAAACATTATTTGCGAGAGTTCGTCAAACCATTACTGGTTGTTTATCAGATCCAGTAATCGTGATGTTACAAGTAAATCCATTGCCAGTATTTAGCTTGCCAGCAGATGATATTCTGTGTGTAAATGCAGATACAGGAATAGCAACAGACATCAGAACTATTGGTTCAGACTTTGGCGCAGGATATACGTATCAGTGGACAACACCAAACGGAACATCGACAAACGCAACAGTTACGGTTGATATGGCAGGAACGTACAGCGTAATTGTAACCGACGGAAACAATGCAACCAATTGTACTTTTGATGATAGTGTAACGTACGAGGCATCTTCGTCGCCAAGTATTTTAGACATACAAGTGACCACACCAGCTTTTGCAGATACGCACAATGTGGTTGCAACAGCAAGTGGCGGATCAGGTAGTTACGAATATCAATTAGATGATGGAGATTGGCAAGTAGATGGAACATTCTTAGACCTTCAGCCAGGTGAACATACCGTAACTGTTAGAGACACCAACGGTTGTGGAGAACTTGTAAGAACTTTTGAGTTAATCGACTTTATGCAATTCTTCACTCCAAACGGAGATGAATACCATCCGACATGGAATATTATTGGACTTCGTAATCAGCCAGGTGCTAGAATTTACATTTTTGACAGATATGGAAAATTGCTAAAACAAATAAGTCCAGCAGGACAAGGTTGGGACGGAACGTACAACGGAACGCCAATGCCATCGGCTGATTATTGGTTCAAAGTAGAATATGTAGATCCATTTAACGGATCGCCAAAAGAATTTATCAATCACTTTACGCTGAAGAGATAA